A stretch of Henckelia pumila isolate YLH828 chromosome 4, ASM3356847v2, whole genome shotgun sequence DNA encodes these proteins:
- the LOC140860053 gene encoding exocyst complex component SEC10b-like: MKETKDATRTRRMSESPSTDTTPLILDIDDFKGDFSFDSLFGNLVNELLPSYFEEETDTLDGHGNDTIAIGHLRTPSDAVKFAPGLSSPLFPEVDALLSLFENSCTQLIDLRKQIDGKLNNLKKEVSTQDSKHRKTLSELEKGVDGLFDSFARLDSRISSVGQTAAKIGDHLQSADAQRETASQTIDLIKYLMEFNSSPGDLMELSPLFSDDSRVAEAASIAQKLRSFAEEDIGRQGMSVSTVVGNATASRGLEVAVANLQEYCNELENRLLVRFDAASQRRELSAMAECAKILSQFNRGTSAMQHYVGLRPMFDVEVMNEDAKMVLGDSGSQPSPSNAARGLSSLYKEITDTVRKEAATITAVFPSPKDVMSILVQRVLEDRVPKLLEKLLVKPSLTNPPPMEEGGLILYLRMLAVAYEKTQDLSRDLRSVGCGDLDVEGLMESLFLPHQDVYIEYEQASLRQLYKAKMEELRIESQQSSESTGTIGRSKGASIASSQQQISVAVVTEFVRWNEEATSRCTLFSSQPATLAANVRAVFTCLLDQVSMYITDGLERARDSLTEAAALRERFVLGTSVSRRVAAAAASAAEAAAAAGESSFKSFMVSVQRCGSSVAIVQQYFANSISRFLLPVDGAHATSCDEMATAMSSAEGAAYKGLQQCIETVMAEVERLLSAEQKATDYRSPDDNIVPDHRPTNSCSRVVAYLSRVLESAFTALEGLNKQAFLTELGNRLHKGLVNHWQKFTFNPSGGLRLKRDITEYGEFVRSFNAPTVDEKFELLGIMANVFIVAPESLSSLFEGTPSIRKDAQRFIQLRDDYKSAKLASKLGSLWGSST, encoded by the exons ATGAAAGAGACTAAAGATGCGACAAGGACTCGTAGAATGTCAGAATCTCCATCAACCGACACTACTCCACTCATCCTAGACATTGATGACTTCAAG GGTGACTTTTCATTTGACTCTCTATTTGGGAACTTAGTCAATGAGCTGCTTCCTTCTtattttgaagaagaaactgATACTTTGGATGGACACGGAAATGACACTATAGCAATTGGTCATTTGCGAACGCCATCTGATGCGGTAAAATTTGCTCCAGGTTTATCGAGCCCCCTGTTTCCAGAAGTTGATGCTCTCCTATCTCTGTTTGAGAATTCGTGTACCCAGTTGATTGATCTTAGAAAACAG ATTGATGGAAAACTCAACAATCTCAAAAAGGAAGTTTCTACCCAAGATTCTAAACATCGCAAGACACTTTCTGAG CTGGAAAAAGGAGTTGATGGGTTATTTGACAGTTTTGCAAGGTTGGATTCCCGCATATCAAGTGTTGGACAAACTGCTGCTAAGATAGGAGACCATCTCCAG AGTGCGGATGCTCAGCGAGAAACTGCCAGTCAGACTATTGATCTCATTAAG TATTTGATGGAGTTCAACAGCAGCCCAGGTGACTTAATGGAACTTTCACCTCTGTTTTCTGATGATAGCCGGGTAGCTGAGGCAGCATCTATTGCACAGAAATTGA GATCATTTGCTGAAGAAGATATTGGCAGACAAGGCATGTCTGTCTCAACAGTTGTGGGGAATGCAACAGCAAGCAGAGGATTGGAAGTTGCAGTGGCTAACCTTCAAGAATATTGCAATG AACTGGAAAACAGATTGTTGGTTAGATTTGATGCAGCATCGCAAAGAAGGGAATTGTCTGCAATGGCAGAATGTGCAAAAATATTGTCACAg TTCAATAGAGGTACTAGTGCCATGCAACACTATGTGGGATTACGCCCAATGTTTGATGTAGAGGTAATGAATGAAGATGCCAAAATGGTTCTTGGTGACTCTGGTTCTCAACCTAGTCCTAGCAATGCCGCTCGTGGGCTCTCTTCATTGTACAAAGAAATTACAG ATACTGTGCGGAAAGAAGCAGCGACGATAACAGCAGTGTTTCCTTCCCCAAAAGATGTTATGTCAATTTTGGTTCAG CGTGTGTTGGAAGACCGAGTTCCTAAACTTCTTGAGAAGTTGTTGGTGAAACCATCTCTTACTAACCCTCCTCCCATGGAAGAAGGGGGACTTATATTA TATCTTAGAATGTTAGCAGTGGCATATGAGAAGACACAGGACCTTTCCAGAGATTTACGCAGCGTGGGTTGCGGTGACTTGGATGTTGAAG GCTTAATGGAGTCCCTATTTCTTCCGCACCAAGATGTATACATAGAGTATGAGCAGGCATCCCTTAGGCAACTGTATAAAGCAAAG ATGGAGGAATTGCGGATTGAAAGCCAGCAGTCTTCTGAATCAACGGGGACCATTGGACGCTCTAAAGGAGCTTCCATAGCATCTTCGCAGCAGCAGATATCAGTTGCTGTTGTGACCGAGTTTGTACGTTGGAATGAAGAAGCTACATCCAGGTGTACTTTGTTTTCATCACAG CCTGCTACACTCGCGGCTAACGTGCGGGCTGTTTTCACATGCCTTTTAGACCAG GTCAGTATGTATATAACAGATGGACTTGAAAGAGCTCGAGATAGCCTGACCGAAGCTGCAGCACTGAGGGAACGGTTTGTTCTGGGAACTAGTGTTAGTCGAAGagttgctgctgctgctgcttcTGCT GCAGAAGCTGCAGCTGCAGCTGGCGAAAGTAGTTTCAAGTCTTTCATGGTTTCTGTACAACGGTGTGGCAGTAGCGTGGCTATTGTTCAGCAG TACTTTGCGAATTCTATTTCTCGATTTTTGCTACCCGTGGATGGTGCACATGCTACATCCTGTGATGAAATGGCCACAGCAATGTCCAGTGCGGAAGGTGCTGCATATAAGGGGCTTCAGCAGTGCATTGAAACAGTGATGGCTGAG GTTGAACGGTTGCTATCTGCTGAACAAAAAGCTACAGATTATCGTTCTCCTGATGATAACATTGTTCCTGATCATCGCCCAACAAATTCCTGTTCTAG GGTAGTTGCTTATCTTTCCCGGGTGCTTGAGTCTGCTTTTACTGCCCTGGAAGGTCTCAATAAACAAGCATTCCTGACTGAGCTG GGAAATCGTTTGCACAAGGGGCTGGTTAATCACTGGCAGAAGTTTACTTTCAATCCTAG TGGAGGACTGAGGCTCAAGCGTGATATTACAGAGTATGGAGAGTTTGTTCGCAGTTTTAATGCGCCTACAGTGGATGAAAAGTTCGAGTTGCTGGGCAT CATGGCCAATGTCTTCATCGTTGCTCCTGAAAGTCTATCATCACTATTCGAGGGAACTCCAAGCATTCGGAAAGATGCACAAAG GTTTATTCAGCTCAGAGATGACTACAAGAGTGCAAAGCTGGCATCGAAACTCGGCTCTTTGTGGGGCAGTTCTACATGA
- the LOC140865028 gene encoding QWRF motif-containing protein 2-like isoform X3, with product MMVAAAISETASTDDSQNPNITCSPFLTSEKANRNVTSNKQKKAKSRTVSSRYMSPSIGSTSAPKLSSDSSSLTAPGRSPSPLVSRNSTPLSNELSFGPKRSASVDKRRPTAARTLTPELDFKTVNATDVSASKKLLVTSTRRLSVSFQGEGFSLPVSKTKVTPQPNLSSVRKGTQERRRTDIPLGGKGGNGGDQIDISKFVDQHRWAAGNPLLSRSLNCGIGEETCELIGSGDGIQALRQSVTDERRPSLDDSVSSDSTSGVQESGGASQGHNGSSGIVDLAQFWQEMNNRLRRLQDPGSPLSNSTGSRIIAPPKLKKYASGSIRAASPSKLMSPVGSSPSWGHSPSRIRNAVSTICNNFVETPSVLSFAVDIRRGKVGENQILDAHLLRLLYNRHLQWRSVNARTEAVLLVQKRNSEKNLWNAWITISDLRDTVTKKRHRLQLLKRKLKLAFILKGHMSSLEDWASMDKDHSFSLVGAIEALKASTLRLPATGGATADIQSLKDAIGSAVEVIHAVTSSIRSLQPKVQNVNSLATELAKVTGKERALLEQCTDFISLLADMQVKDGSLRTHILQHNHVTPA from the exons ATGATGGTGGCTGCTGCTATTTCTGAGACAGCTTCGACGGATGATTCTCAGAACCCCAATATCACCTGCAGTCCATTTTTAACTTCTGAGAAAGCTAACCGTAATGTGACATCAAATAAGCAAAAAAAAGCCAAATCAAGAACCGTCTCTTCTAGATACATGTCCCCTTCGATTGGTTCAACTTCTGCCCCAAAATTATCCTCAGATTCCTCATCTTTAACTGCTCCCGGAAGGTCTCCCTCTCCTTTGGTTTCTAGAAACTCGACTCCATTGTCAAATGAGCTTTCTTTTGGGCCGAAGAGGTCTGCTTCTGTTGACAAGAGACGGCCCACGGCCGCTAGGACTTTAACTCCCGAGCTTGATTTCAAGACTGTCAATGCAACGGATGTTTCGGCTTCCAAAAAGCTTCTTGTGACCTCTACTCGGAGGTTGTCGGTTTCGTTTCAAGGGGAAGGCTTTTCACTGCCTGTTAGTAAGACTAAGGTGACTCCTCAGCCTAATTTGAGTAGTGTGAGGAAGGGAACCCAGGAGAGGAGGAGGACTGACATTCCTTTGGGAGGAAAGGGTGGCAATGGAGGAGATCAGATAGATATTTCTAAGTTTGTTGACCAGCATAGGTGGGCCGCTGGGAATCCTTTGTTGAGCAGAAGTTTGAACTGTGGCATTGGTGAAGAGACGTGTGAGCTAATCGGATCCGGTGATGGAATTCAAGCATTACGTCAATCAGTTACTGATGAAAGGAGGCCTTCTCTTGATG ACAGTGTATCTTCCGATAGTACTTCAGGAGTTCAAGAAAGTGGTGGGGCGTCCCAGGGGCATAATGGTTCTAGTGGGATTGTTGATTTGGCTCAGTTTTGGCAAGAAATGAACAATCGGTTGAGGAGGTTGCAGGATCCAGGTTCTCCATTGTCAAACAGTACTGGTTCTAGAATCATTGCGCCACCGAAATTGAAAAAGTATGCAAGTGGAAGTATTAGAGCTGCATCACCTAGCAAGCTTATGTCACCTGTAGGATCATCTCCCTCCTGGGGGCATAGTCCCTCTCGGATCCGAAATGCTGTTAGCACCATCTGCAACAATTTTGTGGAGACACCATCAGTTCTTAGTTTTGCTGTTGACATTCGGAGGGGGAAAGTCggtgaaaatcaaattcttgatgCACATTTATTGAGACTTTTGTACAACCGGCACCTGCAGTGGCGTTCTGTAAATGCTAGGACTGAAGCAGTCCTGTTGGTGCAGAAACGCAATTCAGAG AAGAATCTTTGGAATGCATGGATAACAATCTCAGATCTACGTGATACAGTAACCAAAAAAAGACACAGACTGCAGTTGCTAAAACGAAAGTTGAAACTAGCGTTCATTCTTAAAGGACAT ATGTCCTCGTTAGAAGATTGGGCCTCTATGGATAAAGACCACTCATTTTCTTTGGTTGGAGCTATTGAAGCTCTGAAGGCTAGCACCCTACGCCTGCCAGCCACCGGAGGCGCAACC GCTGATATCCAAAGCTTGAAGGATGCTATTGGTTCAGCAGTGGAAGTTATTCATGCAGTGACATCCTCTATACGTTCGCTGCAGCCAAAG GTACAGAACGTAAATTCGTTAGCAACTGAACTTGCGAAAGTGACGGGTAAAGAGCGAGCTTTGCTTGAACAGTGCACAGATTTTATTTCCTTGTTAGCAGATATGCAG GTTAAAGACGGTAGTTTAAGAACACATATACTACAGCATAACCATGTAACACCAGCTTGA
- the LOC140865028 gene encoding QWRF motif-containing protein 2-like isoform X2: protein MMVAAAISETASTDDSQNPNITCSPFLTSEKANRNVTSNKQKKAKSRTVSSRYMSPSIGSTSAPKLSSDSSSLTAPGRSPSPLVSRNSTPLSNELSFGPKRSASVDKRRPTAARTLTPELDFKTVNATDVSASKKLLVTSTRRLSVSFQGEGFSLPVSKTKVTPQPNLSSVRKGTQERRRTDIPLGGKGGNGGDQIDISKFVDQHRWAAGNPLLSRSLNCGIGEETCELIGSGDGIQALRQSVTDERRPSLDESSLPSDLITSDSDSVSSDSTSGVQESGGASQGHNGSSGIVDLAQFWQEMNNRLRRLQDPGSPLSNSTGSRIIAPPKLKKYASGSIRAASPSKLMSPVGSSPSWGHSPSRIRNAVSTICNNFVETPSVLSFAVDIRRGKVGENQILDAHLLRLLYNRHLQWRSVNARTEAVLLVQKRNSEKNLWNAWITISDLRDTVTKKRHRLQLLKRKLKLAFILKGHMSSLEDWASMDKDHSFSLVGAIEALKASTLRLPATGGATADIQSLKDAIGSAVEVIHAVTSSIRSLQPKVQNVNSLATELAKVTGKERALLEQCTDFISLLADMQVKDGSLRTHILQHNHVTPA from the exons ATGATGGTGGCTGCTGCTATTTCTGAGACAGCTTCGACGGATGATTCTCAGAACCCCAATATCACCTGCAGTCCATTTTTAACTTCTGAGAAAGCTAACCGTAATGTGACATCAAATAAGCAAAAAAAAGCCAAATCAAGAACCGTCTCTTCTAGATACATGTCCCCTTCGATTGGTTCAACTTCTGCCCCAAAATTATCCTCAGATTCCTCATCTTTAACTGCTCCCGGAAGGTCTCCCTCTCCTTTGGTTTCTAGAAACTCGACTCCATTGTCAAATGAGCTTTCTTTTGGGCCGAAGAGGTCTGCTTCTGTTGACAAGAGACGGCCCACGGCCGCTAGGACTTTAACTCCCGAGCTTGATTTCAAGACTGTCAATGCAACGGATGTTTCGGCTTCCAAAAAGCTTCTTGTGACCTCTACTCGGAGGTTGTCGGTTTCGTTTCAAGGGGAAGGCTTTTCACTGCCTGTTAGTAAGACTAAGGTGACTCCTCAGCCTAATTTGAGTAGTGTGAGGAAGGGAACCCAGGAGAGGAGGAGGACTGACATTCCTTTGGGAGGAAAGGGTGGCAATGGAGGAGATCAGATAGATATTTCTAAGTTTGTTGACCAGCATAGGTGGGCCGCTGGGAATCCTTTGTTGAGCAGAAGTTTGAACTGTGGCATTGGTGAAGAGACGTGTGAGCTAATCGGATCCGGTGATGGAATTCAAGCATTACGTCAATCAGTTACTGATGAAAGGAGGCCTTCTCTTGATG AGTCATCATTGCCATCTGACCTCATCACATCTGATTCAGACAGTGTATCTTCCGATAGTACTTCAGGAGTTCAAGAAAGTGGTGGGGCGTCCCAGGGGCATAATGGTTCTAGTGGGATTGTTGATTTGGCTCAGTTTTGGCAAGAAATGAACAATCGGTTGAGGAGGTTGCAGGATCCAGGTTCTCCATTGTCAAACAGTACTGGTTCTAGAATCATTGCGCCACCGAAATTGAAAAAGTATGCAAGTGGAAGTATTAGAGCTGCATCACCTAGCAAGCTTATGTCACCTGTAGGATCATCTCCCTCCTGGGGGCATAGTCCCTCTCGGATCCGAAATGCTGTTAGCACCATCTGCAACAATTTTGTGGAGACACCATCAGTTCTTAGTTTTGCTGTTGACATTCGGAGGGGGAAAGTCggtgaaaatcaaattcttgatgCACATTTATTGAGACTTTTGTACAACCGGCACCTGCAGTGGCGTTCTGTAAATGCTAGGACTGAAGCAGTCCTGTTGGTGCAGAAACGCAATTCAGAG AAGAATCTTTGGAATGCATGGATAACAATCTCAGATCTACGTGATACAGTAACCAAAAAAAGACACAGACTGCAGTTGCTAAAACGAAAGTTGAAACTAGCGTTCATTCTTAAAGGACAT ATGTCCTCGTTAGAAGATTGGGCCTCTATGGATAAAGACCACTCATTTTCTTTGGTTGGAGCTATTGAAGCTCTGAAGGCTAGCACCCTACGCCTGCCAGCCACCGGAGGCGCAACC GCTGATATCCAAAGCTTGAAGGATGCTATTGGTTCAGCAGTGGAAGTTATTCATGCAGTGACATCCTCTATACGTTCGCTGCAGCCAAAG GTACAGAACGTAAATTCGTTAGCAACTGAACTTGCGAAAGTGACGGGTAAAGAGCGAGCTTTGCTTGAACAGTGCACAGATTTTATTTCCTTGTTAGCAGATATGCAG GTTAAAGACGGTAGTTTAAGAACACATATACTACAGCATAACCATGTAACACCAGCTTGA
- the LOC140865028 gene encoding QWRF motif-containing protein 2-like isoform X4: MMVAAAISETASTDDSQNPNITCSPFLTSEKANRNVTSNKQKKAKSRTVSSRYMSPSIGSTSAPKLSSDSSSLTAPGRSPSPLVSRNSTPLSNELSFGPKRSASVDKRRPTAARTLTPELDFKTVNATDVSASKKLLVTSTRRLSVSFQGEGFSLPVSKTKVTPQPNLSSVRKGTQERRRTDIPLGGKGGNGGDQIDISKFVDQHRWAAGNPLLSRSLNCGIGEETCELIGSGDGIQALRQSVTDERRPSLDGRLNLDLGSSKILNAVQRAPDGNSVFEESSLPSDLITSDSDSVSSDSTSGVQESGGASQGHNGSSGIVDLAQFWQEMNNRLRRLQDPGSPLSNSTGSRIIAPPKLKKYASGSIRAASPSKLMSPVGSSPSWGHSPSRIRNAVSTICNNFVETPSVLSFAVDIRRGKVGENQILDAHLLRLLYNRHLQWRSVNARTEAVLLVQKRNSEMSSLEDWASMDKDHSFSLVGAIEALKASTLRLPATGGATADIQSLKDAIGSAVEVIHAVTSSIRSLQPKVQNVNSLATELAKVTGKERALLEQCTDFISLLADMQVKDGSLRTHILQHNHVTPA, from the exons ATGATGGTGGCTGCTGCTATTTCTGAGACAGCTTCGACGGATGATTCTCAGAACCCCAATATCACCTGCAGTCCATTTTTAACTTCTGAGAAAGCTAACCGTAATGTGACATCAAATAAGCAAAAAAAAGCCAAATCAAGAACCGTCTCTTCTAGATACATGTCCCCTTCGATTGGTTCAACTTCTGCCCCAAAATTATCCTCAGATTCCTCATCTTTAACTGCTCCCGGAAGGTCTCCCTCTCCTTTGGTTTCTAGAAACTCGACTCCATTGTCAAATGAGCTTTCTTTTGGGCCGAAGAGGTCTGCTTCTGTTGACAAGAGACGGCCCACGGCCGCTAGGACTTTAACTCCCGAGCTTGATTTCAAGACTGTCAATGCAACGGATGTTTCGGCTTCCAAAAAGCTTCTTGTGACCTCTACTCGGAGGTTGTCGGTTTCGTTTCAAGGGGAAGGCTTTTCACTGCCTGTTAGTAAGACTAAGGTGACTCCTCAGCCTAATTTGAGTAGTGTGAGGAAGGGAACCCAGGAGAGGAGGAGGACTGACATTCCTTTGGGAGGAAAGGGTGGCAATGGAGGAGATCAGATAGATATTTCTAAGTTTGTTGACCAGCATAGGTGGGCCGCTGGGAATCCTTTGTTGAGCAGAAGTTTGAACTGTGGCATTGGTGAAGAGACGTGTGAGCTAATCGGATCCGGTGATGGAATTCAAGCATTACGTCAATCAGTTACTGATGAAAGGAGGCCTTCTCTTGATGGTAGGTTGAATCTTGATTTGGGTagctctaaaattttaaatgctGTTCAACGGGCTCCTGATGGAAATTCCGTTTTTGAAGAGTCATCATTGCCATCTGACCTCATCACATCTGATTCAGACAGTGTATCTTCCGATAGTACTTCAGGAGTTCAAGAAAGTGGTGGGGCGTCCCAGGGGCATAATGGTTCTAGTGGGATTGTTGATTTGGCTCAGTTTTGGCAAGAAATGAACAATCGGTTGAGGAGGTTGCAGGATCCAGGTTCTCCATTGTCAAACAGTACTGGTTCTAGAATCATTGCGCCACCGAAATTGAAAAAGTATGCAAGTGGAAGTATTAGAGCTGCATCACCTAGCAAGCTTATGTCACCTGTAGGATCATCTCCCTCCTGGGGGCATAGTCCCTCTCGGATCCGAAATGCTGTTAGCACCATCTGCAACAATTTTGTGGAGACACCATCAGTTCTTAGTTTTGCTGTTGACATTCGGAGGGGGAAAGTCggtgaaaatcaaattcttgatgCACATTTATTGAGACTTTTGTACAACCGGCACCTGCAGTGGCGTTCTGTAAATGCTAGGACTGAAGCAGTCCTGTTGGTGCAGAAACGCAATTCAGAG ATGTCCTCGTTAGAAGATTGGGCCTCTATGGATAAAGACCACTCATTTTCTTTGGTTGGAGCTATTGAAGCTCTGAAGGCTAGCACCCTACGCCTGCCAGCCACCGGAGGCGCAACC GCTGATATCCAAAGCTTGAAGGATGCTATTGGTTCAGCAGTGGAAGTTATTCATGCAGTGACATCCTCTATACGTTCGCTGCAGCCAAAG GTACAGAACGTAAATTCGTTAGCAACTGAACTTGCGAAAGTGACGGGTAAAGAGCGAGCTTTGCTTGAACAGTGCACAGATTTTATTTCCTTGTTAGCAGATATGCAG GTTAAAGACGGTAGTTTAAGAACACATATACTACAGCATAACCATGTAACACCAGCTTGA
- the LOC140865028 gene encoding QWRF motif-containing protein 2-like isoform X1, producing MMVAAAISETASTDDSQNPNITCSPFLTSEKANRNVTSNKQKKAKSRTVSSRYMSPSIGSTSAPKLSSDSSSLTAPGRSPSPLVSRNSTPLSNELSFGPKRSASVDKRRPTAARTLTPELDFKTVNATDVSASKKLLVTSTRRLSVSFQGEGFSLPVSKTKVTPQPNLSSVRKGTQERRRTDIPLGGKGGNGGDQIDISKFVDQHRWAAGNPLLSRSLNCGIGEETCELIGSGDGIQALRQSVTDERRPSLDGRLNLDLGSSKILNAVQRAPDGNSVFEESSLPSDLITSDSDSVSSDSTSGVQESGGASQGHNGSSGIVDLAQFWQEMNNRLRRLQDPGSPLSNSTGSRIIAPPKLKKYASGSIRAASPSKLMSPVGSSPSWGHSPSRIRNAVSTICNNFVETPSVLSFAVDIRRGKVGENQILDAHLLRLLYNRHLQWRSVNARTEAVLLVQKRNSEKNLWNAWITISDLRDTVTKKRHRLQLLKRKLKLAFILKGHMSSLEDWASMDKDHSFSLVGAIEALKASTLRLPATGGATADIQSLKDAIGSAVEVIHAVTSSIRSLQPKVQNVNSLATELAKVTGKERALLEQCTDFISLLADMQVKDGSLRTHILQHNHVTPA from the exons ATGATGGTGGCTGCTGCTATTTCTGAGACAGCTTCGACGGATGATTCTCAGAACCCCAATATCACCTGCAGTCCATTTTTAACTTCTGAGAAAGCTAACCGTAATGTGACATCAAATAAGCAAAAAAAAGCCAAATCAAGAACCGTCTCTTCTAGATACATGTCCCCTTCGATTGGTTCAACTTCTGCCCCAAAATTATCCTCAGATTCCTCATCTTTAACTGCTCCCGGAAGGTCTCCCTCTCCTTTGGTTTCTAGAAACTCGACTCCATTGTCAAATGAGCTTTCTTTTGGGCCGAAGAGGTCTGCTTCTGTTGACAAGAGACGGCCCACGGCCGCTAGGACTTTAACTCCCGAGCTTGATTTCAAGACTGTCAATGCAACGGATGTTTCGGCTTCCAAAAAGCTTCTTGTGACCTCTACTCGGAGGTTGTCGGTTTCGTTTCAAGGGGAAGGCTTTTCACTGCCTGTTAGTAAGACTAAGGTGACTCCTCAGCCTAATTTGAGTAGTGTGAGGAAGGGAACCCAGGAGAGGAGGAGGACTGACATTCCTTTGGGAGGAAAGGGTGGCAATGGAGGAGATCAGATAGATATTTCTAAGTTTGTTGACCAGCATAGGTGGGCCGCTGGGAATCCTTTGTTGAGCAGAAGTTTGAACTGTGGCATTGGTGAAGAGACGTGTGAGCTAATCGGATCCGGTGATGGAATTCAAGCATTACGTCAATCAGTTACTGATGAAAGGAGGCCTTCTCTTGATGGTAGGTTGAATCTTGATTTGGGTagctctaaaattttaaatgctGTTCAACGGGCTCCTGATGGAAATTCCGTTTTTGAAGAGTCATCATTGCCATCTGACCTCATCACATCTGATTCAGACAGTGTATCTTCCGATAGTACTTCAGGAGTTCAAGAAAGTGGTGGGGCGTCCCAGGGGCATAATGGTTCTAGTGGGATTGTTGATTTGGCTCAGTTTTGGCAAGAAATGAACAATCGGTTGAGGAGGTTGCAGGATCCAGGTTCTCCATTGTCAAACAGTACTGGTTCTAGAATCATTGCGCCACCGAAATTGAAAAAGTATGCAAGTGGAAGTATTAGAGCTGCATCACCTAGCAAGCTTATGTCACCTGTAGGATCATCTCCCTCCTGGGGGCATAGTCCCTCTCGGATCCGAAATGCTGTTAGCACCATCTGCAACAATTTTGTGGAGACACCATCAGTTCTTAGTTTTGCTGTTGACATTCGGAGGGGGAAAGTCggtgaaaatcaaattcttgatgCACATTTATTGAGACTTTTGTACAACCGGCACCTGCAGTGGCGTTCTGTAAATGCTAGGACTGAAGCAGTCCTGTTGGTGCAGAAACGCAATTCAGAG AAGAATCTTTGGAATGCATGGATAACAATCTCAGATCTACGTGATACAGTAACCAAAAAAAGACACAGACTGCAGTTGCTAAAACGAAAGTTGAAACTAGCGTTCATTCTTAAAGGACAT ATGTCCTCGTTAGAAGATTGGGCCTCTATGGATAAAGACCACTCATTTTCTTTGGTTGGAGCTATTGAAGCTCTGAAGGCTAGCACCCTACGCCTGCCAGCCACCGGAGGCGCAACC GCTGATATCCAAAGCTTGAAGGATGCTATTGGTTCAGCAGTGGAAGTTATTCATGCAGTGACATCCTCTATACGTTCGCTGCAGCCAAAG GTACAGAACGTAAATTCGTTAGCAACTGAACTTGCGAAAGTGACGGGTAAAGAGCGAGCTTTGCTTGAACAGTGCACAGATTTTATTTCCTTGTTAGCAGATATGCAG GTTAAAGACGGTAGTTTAAGAACACATATACTACAGCATAACCATGTAACACCAGCTTGA
- the LOC140865894 gene encoding small ribosomal subunit protein uS14z/uS14y/uS14x gives MGHSNVWNSHPKTYGPGSRTCRVCGNPHGIIRKYGLMCCRQCFRSNAKEIGFIKYR, from the exons ATGGGACACTCCAATGTCTGGAATTCTCACCCGAAAACCTACGGCCCCGGATCTCGTACTTG CCGTGTCTGTGGGAACCCGCATGGTATAATTAGAAAATATGGGCTGATGTGCTGCAGACAGTGCTTTCGCAGCAACGCCAAGGAAATTGGCTTTATTAAG tATCGTTGA